AAGCGGAAGAACTAAAAAGATACCGAATAGAATTAGATACGGAAGTAAAAAGAGATAACCGGAATATTGTCTTTTCATAACCGAATTCATCGACACATTAGTTAGGATCATTTTGGGGACTGGGTATCGCCCCTACTTGGCGCTGCCTTCGAATTATCTGATTCACATTCTCGGTAGCGATATCCAACGCTAGCTTGGGAGACAGTGATCCCCGTAACGCTTTTTCCACAGCAATATCAAATTCCGTTAAAAATTCAAAAATGTACGGAATACGCGGTACATAACAGATATACGGAATCTGGGTTGCGAACTCATATTGGACTTCCATCCGGTGAAATCGGTCAGTTGCACGCAGACTTTTCCGAACCGGGATTTGCCCGCCATCAGCCCAATCGAGACTATTATCGGATAAGAATTTTATAAACCGCCACGAGGCATCAAGTTTCTTGCCATCTAATCCGGATTTCAAGCAGAGCAGATGCGAATCCGCCCAAGCTGCCGGTTTAATACCTAGCAGTGGTAACGGTGCACCGGCATACTCTAAATCCGTCTGCTTTTTCAAATCTTCTAACATATAGATCCCTTCAAACGCGATCCCGACTTTCCCCTGCCGAAACCCGATCCAAGAATCGAAATTCTGCGGTGCCGGAGCGACTTTCAGCTTCTGAATTAGGTCTACACAGAATTGTAACGCTTCAACATTTTCCGGACTATTTAACAAACATTGCGAATAATCCGAATTAAAAAATTTTCCGTTCCATTGCTGCATAATGGTATATACATTCGTTCGGAGCCAAGTATATACATAACCCCACGTCTCTGGCTGACCATCATGGTTAGTATCTTTGGTTAATCGCACCAGCGCATCAATAAACTCCTGTTTCGTTTTCGGTGGGCGTGGGTTCCCGAGCGCATCAACGAGTCCTGCCTGTTTGAATAACGTCCGATTATAATACATTCCGAGTATATGCACGTCCAGCGGAAGCGCATAATGCTGACCGTTGTTTTCGGTTATTTGCCAGATATTTTCTGAGAAATCAGCGATATCTATACCATTCGGGCTCGGTTGGGTTATTAAATCATCAATTGACCGGAGAAACCGTGCGTGCATAAACCGTTCGATATTTCCCGCATGAATAACGAAAACTTCCGGTGCACGGTTACTAATCCCAGCAACGAATAGTTTGTTATAATAGGTTCCCCAATCCATCCGCTGCATTAGAACGTGTATCGTTGGATTCGATTCGTTGAATCGTTTAACCAATCGCAGCATCGTTCTTCCATCCGGTCCGGTGAATCCGTTCCAGAAACGGATAGTAACTCGGTTGCTAGGATTAAAACTACATCCGAAGAGCACGACCAATAGCAGATAGCTGATGCTTATTCTGATAAGACTATTACGAGTGAACATACCTAACGGTTTCATCCTAAATAGTTTACCTGCACAGACGTAAAGGTAATCCGCTAAAGTTTACCAAGATGGTAGTATAGTTTTACAACTGTTGCGGTTGTCTTAGTTCGCTTGGCGGTTATCTTTTACTTGTTGGAATCAGGGTTTTAGGGTTATACAAAGTAATAACATTTAACGAAGCTGGTTTTAAAACCATTGCGAATTTCTCAGGATTTTCTAATTTCACGTGCCTGATATGTGGGGTAACACGATTCGGATATTTCAGTTCGTTC
The bacterium genome window above contains:
- a CDS encoding ABC transporter substrate-binding protein; protein product: MKPLGMFTRNSLIRISISYLLLVVLFGCSFNPSNRVTIRFWNGFTGPDGRTMLRLVKRFNESNPTIHVLMQRMDWGTYYNKLFVAGISNRAPEVFVIHAGNIERFMHARFLRSIDDLITQPSPNGIDIADFSENIWQITENNGQHYALPLDVHILGMYYNRTLFKQAGLVDALGNPRPPKTKQEFIDALVRLTKDTNHDGQPETWGYVYTWLRTNVYTIMQQWNGKFFNSDYSQCLLNSPENVEALQFCVDLIQKLKVAPAPQNFDSWIGFRQGKVGIAFEGIYMLEDLKKQTDLEYAGAPLPLLGIKPAAWADSHLLCLKSGLDGKKLDASWRFIKFLSDNSLDWADGGQIPVRKSLRATDRFHRMEVQYEFATQIPYICYVPRIPYIFEFLTEFDIAVEKALRGSLSPKLALDIATENVNQIIRRQRQVGAIPSPQNDPN